Proteins encoded within one genomic window of Bacteroides sedimenti:
- a CDS encoding OmpH family outer membrane protein, producing the protein MKRINYLAKGILAAAVIVMFTQCNGKKAESEESSAANMGAAPSGLKIAYVEIDTLLTKYTFWNDLNEMMMKKEENIRATLNQKARELDAEGKEFQRKVQNNAFVSRERAEQENARLIKKQQELQELQTRLTNEMQAENQKNSIQLRDSINSFLKIYNKKHKYSMIFSNTGFDNLLYADKAYNITNDIIKGLNDRYAPSQKKK; encoded by the coding sequence ATGAAGAGAATTAATTACCTTGCAAAAGGAATCTTAGCTGCAGCTGTGATTGTTATGTTTACTCAATGTAACGGAAAGAAAGCTGAATCAGAAGAATCAAGTGCTGCAAATATGGGAGCAGCGCCAAGTGGTCTGAAAATAGCTTATGTAGAAATAGACACACTGCTTACCAAATACACCTTCTGGAATGATCTTAATGAAATGATGATGAAGAAGGAAGAAAACATCCGTGCAACTCTTAACCAGAAAGCACGTGAGCTTGATGCAGAAGGAAAAGAATTTCAACGCAAGGTACAAAACAATGCTTTTGTAAGTCGTGAAAGAGCAGAACAAGAAAATGCACGTCTTATCAAAAAACAACAAGAGCTACAGGAATTACAAACCAGATTGACTAACGAAATGCAGGCTGAAAACCAGAAAAATAGCATCCAGTTACGCGATTCTATTAATTCATTCTTGAAGATTTATAATAAAAAGCATAAATACAGCATGATTTTCAGCAATACTGGTTTTGACAATCTATTGTATGCCGACAAAGCTTATAACATCACAAATGATATTATTAAAGGATTAAATGATAGATACGCTCCTTCACAGAAGAAGAAATAA
- a CDS encoding aminoacyl-histidine dipeptidase codes for MNKTELKPVEVFHFFEEICKVPRPSKKEEKIIQYLIAFANKYKLESKIDEAGNILIKKPATKGKEHLHTVVLQSHIDMVCEKNSDVDHDFMNDPIQTIVDGEWLKAKGTTLGADNGIGVATQLAVLSSDEIEHGPLECLFTVDEETGLTGAFALKEGFISGDILINLDSEDEGELFIGCAGGANTLAEYTYQPISAPKDYFYFRVDIKGLSGGHSGDDINKNRANANKQLVRFLSILADKYDLYLCEINGGNLHNAIPREAYAVCAVPMAYKEPIRIDLNVFASEVEAEYAVTEPNMKWVLQSESPVSVAIDRETTTRLIKSLYAVFNGVFAMSQEIPGFVETSSNLASIKMSDNNIIRVVTSQRSSTLSSRKDVSAAVKAAFELGGAKVNVGDGYPGWKPNPASPILKVAQETYIRLFGVEPKVKAIHAGLECGLFLEKYPSLDMVSFGPTLRGVHSPDERMLIPTVDKFWRHLLEVLVNIPAKK; via the coding sequence ATGAATAAAACAGAATTAAAGCCAGTTGAGGTATTTCATTTCTTTGAAGAGATTTGTAAAGTGCCTCGTCCTTCTAAAAAAGAAGAAAAGATTATCCAATATTTAATAGCATTTGCAAATAAATACAAACTTGAATCAAAAATTGACGAAGCAGGGAATATTTTAATAAAGAAGCCTGCAACGAAAGGGAAAGAACATCTTCATACAGTAGTGCTTCAGTCGCATATTGATATGGTGTGCGAAAAGAACAGTGATGTAGATCACGATTTCATGAATGACCCTATTCAGACAATTGTTGATGGAGAATGGCTCAAAGCAAAAGGAACTACGTTAGGTGCCGATAACGGAATTGGCGTAGCTACTCAGCTGGCTGTTCTGTCTTCTGATGAAATAGAACACGGACCGCTAGAATGCCTCTTTACCGTAGATGAAGAAACTGGATTAACAGGTGCATTCGCATTGAAAGAAGGGTTTATAAGCGGTGATATACTAATCAATCTGGATTCGGAAGATGAAGGTGAGCTTTTCATTGGATGTGCAGGTGGGGCAAACACTTTAGCCGAGTATACCTACCAACCGATAAGTGCTCCCAAGGATTACTTCTATTTCCGCGTCGACATAAAAGGACTTTCAGGTGGACACTCTGGCGACGATATCAATAAGAATAGAGCAAATGCCAACAAACAGTTGGTTCGCTTCTTATCTATATTGGCAGATAAATATGATTTGTATCTTTGTGAAATCAACGGAGGGAACCTACATAATGCTATCCCTCGTGAGGCATATGCTGTTTGTGCAGTACCTATGGCCTACAAAGAGCCAATCCGCATCGATTTAAATGTTTTTGCATCAGAAGTAGAAGCAGAATATGCAGTAACCGAACCCAATATGAAGTGGGTGCTTCAGTCAGAATCGCCGGTATCTGTTGCTATCGACCGTGAAACAACAACTCGGTTGATTAAATCTCTATATGCTGTTTTCAATGGTGTGTTTGCTATGAGTCAGGAAATACCGGGATTCGTGGAAACATCATCCAATCTTGCTTCCATAAAGATGAGCGATAATAATATTATCCGCGTTGTAACAAGTCAACGTAGTTCTACGCTCTCATCAAGAAAAGATGTATCTGCTGCAGTGAAGGCTGCATTCGAGCTTGGAGGTGCAAAGGTTAATGTGGGAGACGGGTATCCAGGATGGAAACCCAATCCGGCTTCGCCTATTCTGAAAGTGGCACAGGAAACATATATACGCTTATTTGGCGTGGAACCTAAAGTAAAAGCCATTCATGCCGGACTTGAATGCGGACTTTTCCTGGAAAAGTATCCTTCACTCGATATGGTCTCTTTCGGCCCGACATTAAGAGGGGTTCATTCTCCTGATGAACGGATGCTGATTCCAACTGTAGATAAATTCTGGAGACATTTGTTGGAAGTATTGGTGAATATTCCTGCTAAGAAATAA